In the genome of Gordonia rubripertincta, one region contains:
- a CDS encoding SDR family NAD(P)-dependent oxidoreductase — MSGLLDGKVALVTGSGHGIGRGHALELAKHGATVIVNDLGTSLDGQGTGKVADEVVQIIEDRGGKAISDFSDVGDEESVDLLVERAYSQLGRLDIVVNNAGIVRDRAIWNMGVDDFDLVMRVHVRGSWLTSRAVARKWREESKETGDKVYGRIINTTSGAGLQGHFGQTNYSAAKAAIVGLTQTLSLELASIGATVNAISPGGRTRMSATMAGAAAPIEPDERSEDEFDPKDPSLGSPVVAWLASPEAGHVSGQVIKALGENIQWLKGWTPISAVSNGGKRWDANKLGTIMGVDVFGTRASGLRLGG; from the coding sequence ATGAGCGGATTGCTGGACGGCAAGGTCGCGCTGGTCACCGGTTCCGGGCACGGCATCGGACGAGGTCACGCGTTGGAGCTCGCGAAACACGGTGCCACGGTGATCGTCAACGATCTGGGTACCTCGCTCGATGGCCAGGGCACCGGCAAGGTCGCCGACGAGGTTGTCCAGATCATTGAAGACCGTGGCGGCAAGGCGATCTCGGACTTCAGTGACGTCGGTGACGAAGAGTCCGTCGACCTGCTGGTCGAACGCGCATACTCCCAGTTGGGCCGGCTGGACATCGTGGTCAACAACGCAGGTATTGTCCGCGATCGGGCCATCTGGAACATGGGTGTCGACGACTTCGATCTCGTGATGCGAGTGCATGTGCGCGGTAGCTGGCTGACCAGCCGTGCCGTGGCCCGCAAGTGGCGTGAAGAATCCAAGGAGACAGGCGATAAGGTCTACGGCCGGATCATCAATACCACCTCGGGTGCCGGTCTTCAGGGACACTTCGGGCAGACAAACTACAGCGCGGCCAAGGCGGCGATCGTCGGACTGACACAAACGCTGAGCCTCGAACTGGCTTCGATCGGTGCCACGGTGAACGCGATCAGCCCCGGCGGGCGCACCCGGATGTCGGCCACGATGGCCGGCGCCGCGGCGCCCATCGAACCGGACGAGCGATCCGAGGACGAGTTCGACCCCAAGGATCCGTCGCTCGGATCGCCGGTCGTCGCCTGGCTCGCCAGCCCGGAGGCGGGTCACGTCAGCGGCCAGGTGATCAAGGCGCTCGGTGAGAACATCCAGTGGCTCAAGGGCTGGACTCCCATCAGCGCTGTCTCCAACGGTGGAAAGCGTTGGGATGCAAACAAACTTGGCACCATCATGGGTGTCGACGTGTTCGGTACCCGCGCCTCGGGTCTGCGGCTGGGCGGGTAG
- a CDS encoding Zn-ribbon domain-containing OB-fold protein, which produces MAAQTDSTPNTPAKPRADIPTVETATTAYWDAANDGTLLIARCDDCGKVHHYPRPFCPSCWSENVTSIEASGRGTLYTYSTVYVNDLHPFKERLPYIAAIVELDEGPRLMTNMEDCEPTDLHVGMPVTVGFRPITDELTATIFRPA; this is translated from the coding sequence ATGGCGGCACAAACGGACTCGACGCCGAACACTCCGGCGAAACCGCGCGCCGACATCCCGACGGTCGAGACTGCGACCACGGCGTACTGGGATGCCGCCAACGACGGCACGCTGCTCATCGCCCGCTGCGATGACTGCGGAAAGGTGCATCACTACCCACGGCCCTTCTGCCCGTCGTGTTGGAGCGAGAACGTGACGAGCATCGAAGCCAGCGGTCGTGGCACGTTGTACACATATTCGACGGTGTACGTGAACGATCTGCATCCGTTCAAGGAGCGGTTGCCCTACATCGCGGCCATCGTCGAACTCGACGAGGGTCCGAGGCTGATGACGAACATGGAGGATTGTGAACCCACCGACCTCCACGTCGGAATGCCGGTGACCGTCGGATTCCGGCCCATCACAGACGAACTCACTGCCACGATCTTCCGGCCGGCCTGA
- a CDS encoding enoyl-CoA hydratase/isomerase family protein, translating to MTELDMRVDEDAVQSELTEGVLTIHLNRPQAANAIRPADRDTLIELFLEASTDHEVRVVVLRGRGKQFCAGADVVKLADGHANNVKRTTGPMKTIMGGAQRLVASVLDCSKPVVTVVQGAAAGVGAHLAYASDLVVATENAYFAESFVKRGLVVDGGGAYLLPRRIGMQKAKEMAFFGDKLPASEAFGLGLVNKVVAADELDAAVGEYVRRLAAAPTSAIGLTKRLFNESPDVDRAGSFVTEAMAQEIQSYSHDAREGVQAFVQKRPAEFVGW from the coding sequence ATGACAGAGCTGGACATGCGGGTCGACGAGGACGCCGTGCAGAGCGAGCTGACCGAGGGCGTTCTGACGATCCATTTGAATCGTCCCCAGGCGGCCAACGCCATTCGGCCCGCTGACCGAGACACCCTCATCGAACTATTCCTCGAGGCGAGCACCGACCACGAGGTGCGCGTCGTAGTGCTCCGAGGCCGTGGCAAGCAGTTCTGTGCCGGTGCCGATGTGGTGAAACTCGCCGACGGACATGCCAACAACGTGAAACGGACCACCGGCCCGATGAAGACCATCATGGGCGGTGCGCAGCGTCTTGTCGCATCGGTGCTCGACTGCAGCAAGCCGGTGGTCACGGTCGTCCAGGGTGCGGCCGCCGGTGTCGGCGCTCATCTCGCGTACGCGTCGGATCTGGTTGTTGCGACCGAGAACGCCTACTTTGCAGAGTCATTCGTCAAGCGCGGGTTGGTGGTCGACGGCGGGGGCGCATACCTGCTGCCACGTCGGATCGGTATGCAGAAGGCCAAGGAGATGGCCTTCTTCGGAGACAAGCTGCCGGCAAGCGAAGCGTTCGGTCTCGGTCTGGTGAACAAGGTCGTGGCCGCCGACGAACTCGACGCGGCGGTTGGTGAGTACGTTCGGCGCCTCGCTGCCGCGCCGACCAGCGCTATCGGTCTGACCAAACGGCTCTTCAACGAGTCGCCCGACGTCGACCGGGCCGGTTCCTTTGTCACCGAGGCGATGGCCCAGGAGATCCAGTCGTACTCACACGATGCCCGTGAGGGCGTGCAGGCCTTCGTTCAGAAGCGACCCGCCGAGTTTGTGGGGTGGTGA
- a CDS encoding cytochrome P450, which produces MIETDEIASTPLHELSWWQQSPAERDAAFAALRRDRPRMFVPLESTTDGRRPKGFWALTTYEDILEVSRRPEDFSSGIGGTQIFDQPAELREYRGSIIDMDNPEHARLRKIVSRGFTARNLSGLRDEIEETVSEILDEMSDTGECDFVEEFASLLPLRIIDNLLGIPREHEKFILEATNIILGASDAEYIADQSASGIGKAVTAASQALIALLNDLAEDRIANPQDDLITKLVAADDENLTPQEMAKFFILLVGAGNETTRNVISHGLHVLTQHPDQRDRWLADYEEYASTAIEEMLRWATPVIHFRRTVTRDGVMLGDLELFEGDKVVMWYTSANRDDTIFENPEEFDIARDPNPHVAFGGAGAHFCLGAHLARLELDVAFRMLFERYPDIRSVGEPVPLRSNFLNGIKHLRAEYTPGTK; this is translated from the coding sequence ATGATCGAAACCGACGAGATCGCGTCGACCCCGTTACACGAGCTTTCCTGGTGGCAACAGTCGCCGGCCGAACGAGACGCGGCCTTTGCGGCGCTGCGCCGTGATCGGCCGCGAATGTTCGTGCCGCTTGAATCGACAACGGACGGACGGCGACCCAAGGGATTCTGGGCTCTGACGACCTACGAGGACATCCTCGAGGTCAGCCGAAGGCCGGAGGACTTCTCGTCAGGAATCGGTGGAACACAGATCTTTGATCAGCCGGCCGAACTGCGCGAGTACCGTGGCTCGATCATCGACATGGACAACCCTGAGCATGCGAGACTGCGCAAGATCGTCTCGCGCGGTTTCACGGCGCGAAATCTCTCGGGACTGCGTGACGAGATCGAGGAGACGGTCAGTGAGATCCTCGATGAGATGTCCGACACCGGCGAGTGTGACTTCGTCGAAGAGTTCGCGTCATTGCTGCCGCTGCGCATCATCGACAATCTGCTCGGGATCCCTCGTGAGCATGAGAAGTTCATCCTCGAAGCGACGAACATCATCCTGGGTGCGTCCGATGCCGAGTACATCGCGGACCAGTCCGCGAGTGGCATCGGGAAGGCCGTCACCGCCGCCAGCCAGGCACTCATCGCGTTGCTCAACGATCTCGCCGAAGATCGAATCGCCAACCCGCAGGACGACCTGATCACCAAACTCGTTGCGGCAGACGATGAGAATCTGACGCCGCAGGAGATGGCGAAGTTCTTCATCTTGCTGGTCGGAGCCGGCAACGAGACCACCAGGAATGTGATTTCCCACGGTTTGCACGTCCTGACCCAGCATCCTGATCAGCGTGACCGTTGGTTGGCGGACTATGAGGAATATGCGAGCACGGCCATCGAGGAGATGCTGCGCTGGGCCACTCCGGTGATCCACTTTCGGCGTACGGTGACCCGCGACGGTGTGATGCTGGGCGACCTCGAACTGTTCGAAGGCGACAAGGTCGTGATGTGGTACACGTCGGCCAACCGCGACGACACGATCTTCGAGAATCCCGAAGAGTTCGACATCGCTCGGGATCCCAACCCGCATGTGGCCTTCGGCGGGGCCGGTGCGCACTTCTGCCTGGGAGCCCACCTCGCCCGGCTCGAACTCGACGTCGCGTTCCGGATGCTGTTCGAGCGTTACCCGGATATCCGCTCGGTCGGGGAGCCGGTGCCTTTGCGCTCCAATTTCCTCAACGGGATCAAACATCTCCGTGCTGAATACACCCCGGGGACAAAATGA
- a CDS encoding cysteine hydrolase family protein, which yields MTAYEAPALVISECQQGLLDPPPGAFSGLAAQAAGRGLIERTAELARAFRSRSLPVVHCTIVHRADQKGMLPNSYLGKMAIEERMMVEGTRDVQIPAELGPEPTDLVSSRATGLTAFYGTDLDAMLRLQRVRTLVVAGISTNVALPGLALEAVNRGYDVVLAEDCTAGTTAEDHRYMVDNLLAMLTRITPAADVIGRLPG from the coding sequence ATGACAGCCTACGAGGCGCCCGCGCTGGTGATCAGTGAATGTCAGCAAGGTCTTCTGGACCCGCCACCGGGGGCTTTCTCCGGACTTGCCGCACAGGCCGCGGGCCGCGGCCTGATCGAACGCACCGCTGAACTCGCCCGCGCCTTCCGGTCACGCTCGCTTCCGGTGGTGCACTGCACCATCGTTCATCGCGCGGACCAGAAGGGCATGCTGCCCAACTCGTATCTCGGCAAGATGGCGATCGAGGAACGCATGATGGTCGAGGGCACCCGCGATGTGCAGATCCCCGCCGAACTGGGCCCTGAACCCACTGATCTGGTGAGCTCTCGGGCGACCGGCCTGACCGCGTTCTACGGCACGGATCTGGACGCGATGCTGAGGCTGCAGCGCGTTCGGACTCTGGTCGTTGCCGGGATCTCCACCAACGTCGCGTTGCCCGGACTCGCACTCGAGGCTGTGAACAGGGGCTACGACGTGGTCCTCGCGGAGGATTGCACCGCAGGTACCACCGCCGAGGATCACCGGTACATGGTCGACAACCTCCTCGCGATGCTCACGCGAATCACCCCGGCAGCCGACGTCATCGGGCGGCTGCCGGGGTGA
- a CDS encoding SDR family NAD(P)-dependent oxidoreductase: MSGQGSRLQGKVALVSGSTRGIGRSIAQHFAAEGAQVAVTGRTVERGNKVVQFIRDAGGEAEFFPLDVTSEDSVRSTIDAVVARFGGLSTLVNNAAPTDVVATTVKPLHEYTTAEWDSILTGTLTGNVFWASKYAWPHLISAEGASIVNISSGQAIAGFKGFGAYGAAKSAVASLTRSLAVEGGPDGIRANCILVGRVVSGRGDSGHHTGGGRLTRIGNPMDIAYAATYLASDEAEFATGSMVTVDGGFSINGDAVSDAEAALAIS, translated from the coding sequence GTGAGCGGCCAGGGGTCGCGCCTGCAGGGCAAGGTCGCATTGGTGTCCGGTTCGACCCGGGGCATCGGCCGATCGATCGCTCAGCACTTTGCCGCCGAGGGTGCCCAGGTTGCCGTCACCGGGCGGACGGTGGAACGCGGCAACAAGGTCGTCCAGTTCATCCGCGATGCCGGCGGTGAGGCCGAGTTCTTTCCACTCGACGTCACTTCCGAGGACAGTGTTCGATCGACCATCGATGCGGTGGTGGCCCGGTTCGGCGGTCTCTCGACCCTCGTCAACAACGCGGCACCTACCGACGTGGTCGCCACGACGGTGAAACCGCTGCACGAGTACACCACCGCAGAGTGGGATTCGATCCTGACCGGAACTCTGACCGGAAATGTGTTCTGGGCATCGAAGTATGCCTGGCCACATCTGATTTCGGCAGAAGGTGCCTCGATCGTGAACATCTCCTCGGGACAGGCGATCGCGGGGTTCAAAGGATTCGGTGCATACGGCGCCGCCAAGTCGGCGGTCGCGAGTTTGACAAGGTCGCTGGCGGTCGAGGGGGGCCCGGACGGTATCCGGGCCAACTGCATCCTGGTGGGCCGTGTGGTCTCCGGGCGTGGGGATTCCGGTCATCACACCGGTGGTGGCCGTCTCACCCGGATCGGGAATCCGATGGACATCGCTTATGCGGCGACCTATCTCGCGTCCGATGAGGCCGAGTTCGCCACAGGTTCGATGGTCACGGTCGACGGCGGGTTCTCGATCAACGGAGACGCCGTCTCCGATGCGGAAGCGGCGCTCGCGATCAGCTGA
- a CDS encoding amidohydrolase family protein, producing the protein MPLQDYMHLISVDDHLIEPPNVWSDRLPRKFLDQGPRIIEMDMSQQHGDEGLSAVLLDAARGEGGRAAQKKLAEVWTYEGRIYPNIGLNAVAGKKPQEYGMDPTRYSDMLPGCYDAKARVADMDIDGVQAALCFPSFPRFAGTVFLEGEDKELALLSVQAWNDFHLDEWAATAPDRFIPLIILPLWDPEAAAVEIYRCAAKGAKAITFPENTVSLGLPSFYTDFWDPVFRAAEETKMPLCMHFGSSGRAPITSPEAPMAVMIALFGTNSMYATADLLFSPVFYKFPNLKVALSEGGIGWMPYLLERIDLTWEKHRWYQNVNKEVRPSDLFRSNIYGCFIDDHEGVARRHKVGIDNITWECDYPHSDSNWPNSRRYTEKLLAQVPDDEAHKIVELNARTLYNFPRVEASAQ; encoded by the coding sequence GTGCCGCTCCAGGATTACATGCACTTGATTTCCGTCGATGATCACTTGATCGAGCCACCGAATGTCTGGTCCGATCGGCTGCCGCGGAAGTTCCTCGACCAGGGGCCGCGGATCATCGAGATGGACATGAGTCAACAGCACGGGGACGAGGGCCTGTCGGCAGTTCTGCTCGACGCCGCGCGCGGCGAGGGTGGCCGTGCCGCGCAGAAGAAGCTCGCTGAGGTGTGGACCTACGAGGGCCGTATCTATCCGAACATCGGTCTGAACGCGGTTGCGGGCAAGAAGCCGCAGGAGTACGGCATGGATCCCACTCGCTATTCGGATATGTTGCCCGGCTGTTATGACGCCAAGGCCCGAGTTGCCGACATGGACATCGATGGTGTGCAGGCGGCGCTGTGCTTTCCGTCGTTTCCCCGTTTCGCCGGCACGGTATTCCTCGAGGGCGAGGACAAAGAGCTCGCTCTGTTGTCGGTCCAGGCCTGGAATGATTTTCACCTCGACGAGTGGGCGGCGACCGCTCCGGACCGGTTCATCCCGCTGATCATCCTCCCACTGTGGGACCCCGAGGCCGCCGCGGTCGAGATCTACCGCTGTGCCGCAAAGGGCGCGAAGGCCATCACCTTTCCGGAAAACACGGTTTCGCTGGGCCTTCCGTCGTTCTACACCGACTTCTGGGACCCGGTGTTCCGCGCGGCCGAAGAAACCAAGATGCCGCTGTGCATGCACTTCGGGTCGTCGGGACGGGCGCCGATCACCTCGCCCGAGGCCCCGATGGCGGTGATGATCGCACTCTTCGGTACCAATTCGATGTACGCCACCGCCGATCTGCTCTTCTCGCCGGTCTTCTACAAGTTCCCGAACCTGAAGGTCGCGTTGTCCGAAGGAGGGATCGGTTGGATGCCGTACCTGCTCGAGCGCATCGACCTGACGTGGGAGAAGCACCGTTGGTACCAGAACGTCAACAAGGAGGTTCGCCCCTCTGATCTGTTCCGTTCCAACATCTATGGTTGCTTCATCGACGACCATGAAGGTGTGGCGCGGCGCCACAAGGTCGGCATCGACAACATCACGTGGGAATGCGATTACCCCCATTCGGATTCCAACTGGCCCAACAGTCGGCGCTACACCGAAAAGTTGCTGGCGCAAGTGCCGGACGACGAGGCTCACAAGATCGTGGAACTCAATGCGCGCACGTTGTACAACTTCCCGCGCGTCGAGGCCTCGGCACAGTGA
- a CDS encoding SDR family oxidoreductase: MDLRMRDKRYVLIGGTAGMGSATGQVLAGEGASMVLIGRDESKAQDAARAAEESGATKAYGIARDVSAPGGAREAVDTAAELLGGIDGLAVTMGTEGMVPVESSDDVWTSAFRDVLLATTRSVEAALPHLKKTRGTVVTTAAYSIRSPEIARLPYASLKGGVAVFTKGIAKTYGKDGIRANCVCPGAVETAPLAALRVQLAEQRGYPVETALERVMVEEWGFDAALGRPGKPEEIGELIAFLLSPRAGYLTGSLINIDGGTNF, encoded by the coding sequence GTGGATCTGCGGATGCGCGACAAGCGCTATGTCCTGATAGGTGGAACAGCGGGAATGGGTTCGGCCACGGGCCAGGTGCTTGCCGGCGAGGGCGCCTCGATGGTCCTCATCGGTCGCGACGAGTCCAAGGCCCAGGACGCCGCGCGCGCCGCCGAAGAGTCGGGCGCCACGAAGGCGTACGGAATCGCCCGCGATGTGAGTGCGCCCGGTGGTGCGCGGGAAGCCGTCGACACCGCTGCCGAACTTCTCGGCGGGATCGACGGGTTGGCGGTCACCATGGGAACCGAGGGCATGGTTCCAGTGGAATCGTCCGACGATGTCTGGACGTCGGCCTTCCGCGACGTCCTCCTGGCCACGACACGCTCGGTCGAGGCAGCGCTTCCCCACCTCAAGAAGACTCGCGGCACCGTTGTCACCACCGCCGCGTATTCCATCCGCTCACCCGAAATCGCCAGGCTCCCCTACGCATCTCTCAAAGGCGGCGTCGCGGTGTTCACCAAAGGAATCGCCAAGACGTACGGGAAGGACGGCATCCGGGCGAATTGTGTCTGCCCGGGCGCCGTCGAGACCGCTCCATTGGCAGCGCTCCGGGTCCAACTCGCCGAGCAACGCGGATACCCGGTGGAGACCGCACTCGAGCGGGTCATGGTCGAGGAATGGGGCTTCGACGCGGCACTTGGGCGCCCCGGCAAACCCGAGGAGATCGGCGAGCTGATCGCGTTCCTGCTTTCGCCACGCGCGGGCTATCTCACCGGATCACTCATCAACATCGACGGCGGCACGAACTTCTGA